The Spirulina subsalsa PCC 9445 region GGGGTAAAAACGGCGTTAGTCTATGGCTTTTTTAAAGCAGAGGAGGGGGAAGATGAGGAAATGGCTTTATGGGAATATCCCCGTAGGGCGGGGAGTAGTTTTCTGGCACAAGGCGATCGCATCCAACCCACCGATCGCCTAGAATTAGTCCTAGTCACCTCCGACGGCGGTATGAAACGCTGGAGACTCGAAGAAGCCACCCGCGAACAAGTCTTAGCCCTTGCCGCAGACTATCGCGCCCGTGTGACCAATCCTCGCCGCAATAGTTACCTCAAACCCGCCCAAGACCTGTACAATGTCCTGATAGCCCCCTTAGAAGAAGCCCTAGAAGCCGAGGGGATTAGCAACCTTTCCTTTATTCTTGATGGTGGATTGCGATCGCTCCCCCTAGCCGCCCTCCACGACGGAGAACAGTTCCTGATCGAAAAATATAATCTCGGCTTCATGCCCAGTTTTAGCCTCACCGATGGGCGTTATAACGACCTCAGAGCAGAAAAAGTCCTAGCGATGGGCGCCTCCTCCTTCCTCAATGATCAAGCTACCCCCCTCCCCGCCGTTCCTAAAGAATTGTCCCGCATTACCCAAGACATTAAACAGGGTGTGGCCTTCCTCAACGAACAATTTACCCTCTCCTCCTTCCAAGAAGCACGGGCAACCAATCCCCACCCCATCCTACACCTTGCCACCCACGGCGAATTCCAAGCGGGAGACTTCAGCAACTCCTACATTCAATTCTGGGATCAAAAACTGCCCCTTAATCGTGTGCGGGAACTGAACTTAAACAATCCCCCCGTTGATTTACTGGTGCTGAGTGCCTGTCGTACTGCCGTGGGGAGCTCCGAAGCGGAATTAGGTTTTGCTGGATTTGCGATCGCCGCCGGAGTCAAATCCGCCCTCGGCAGTCTCTGGTACGTCAGCGATGATGGCACCCTCGCCCTCATGTCCTCCTTCTACCAACACCTCACCACCGCCCCCGTCAAAGCAGAAGCCCTCCGACAAGCCCAAATCGCCATGATACGCCAAGACTTCAGCGCCAGCCCCGACACCCCCCCCGGCCAAGACTTCTCCCATCCCTACTACTGGAGTGCCTTCACCCTCGTTGGCAGTCCTTGGTAAATCCGAGAACGGGAAAGCATACAGTAGAATAAAAAAGAAAATTCGCTTCCCTTGCTTCCCCTTATGGCTGATTGGTTAGAACATAGCGTTCAAGTTGAAGTTAACGCACCGATGGACTTAGTATGGAGTCTCTGGTCCGATTTAGAACAGATGCCACGCTGGATGAAATGGATTAAATCCGTCTCCGTCCTCCAAGACAACCCCGATTTATCCCGTTGGCAACTCGAAGCAGGCAACCTCGAATTTAGTTGGTTATCCCGCATCTTAAAAGTTGTCCCCCATCAAATCATTCAATGGGAATCCGTAGACGGCCTCCCCAATCGGGGCGCAGTACGTTTTTATGACCGTCATGAAAGTAGTATTGTCCGCCTCACCGTTGCCTACGCCATCCCCGGTTTTTTAGGTCAGTTAATGGATAATTTATTCCTCGGTCGAGTCGTTGAATCCACCATTCAAGCCGACTTAGATCGCTTCCGTGAATATACCCTAAACCTCCAACAAAACAATCAACCCCGTTCGTAGTTGCGCTTCAGCGCCCTAGACTTAGGGCTAAAGCCCAACAACCGTTCGTAGTTGCGCTTCAGCGCCCTAGACTTAGGGCTAAAGCCCAACAACTAACCCGATTTGTAGGTTTCCGTCCACTCCTACCCTCCCCCATAAACCTCCGGAAAAACACCCCTAACCCTTGTAGATTAAAACAATCGGGTTAGGGGTTAAAAATACAGTGTCTCTTGCACAAGCCATCCACCACTACCAACAGGCAATCCTTGAGATTAACGCTGATTTATTAACTCAAGTCTTGCAAAAAGAAAACGTCGCCAAAGTCTTGACGGCGCGGGATGCCGTGCAACAACAATTAGACGTAAAAGATCATAGTAAAGTTTCCGGTTCTCTCCTCATCACTTTAGAAATATTAGACTACCAACTGCAAGAAGTTTTCCGAGAACTTCGTAAACGAGATCATAACCTTGATGAACTCGACGAATGGTTTGATCAATGGCGCGCCATCTTAAAACCCGCCCCCACTTATTGGTGGTGGTTTCAAGCCCCCTCTGATTCTCAAAACGGAATTTTACGCCTACTTTCCATTATTTGCCTAACAGGTTCTTCCGCCATTTGGTTAAGTTTAATTCCTAAAATTCTCGTCAGTGGAACAGGCTTAATTGGCATTATGACCATCTTAATTAATAGTCTGCTTCCCCTCGGAAATGCAGGCATTTTAGCTAAAAACTTAGGACAAGAAAAAATCGAGCGTCTCCTACGGGGATTTCGCCTACAAAACCGTTTGCATTCCTTCCATACCCTCTTTTCCCCAGAACATAAACTCGGTCCAGCAAAACCTTTTTCTGACCGAGATCGGTTCTCCTTTTCCCTGCTGACTCTTCTCTGTTCCATCCTCTTTGTAGAGTTAGGTTCAGCCCATCTAGCCCATTTTTATTTCCGACAAGCCAGCGAAGCTTACGAGAAAAAACAATTCAGAATTGCTCTGGAAAAATACGAACTATCCCTAAGACTTAATCCAGATAACCCTAAAATTTATCTCCAATTGGGCAATATTAACCATGAATTAGTGGAACTTGATGCCGCCATAAGAAACTATAAAATTGCTGTACAATCCCCTGATTGTGCCGCAACAGCCGCCGCATCTCTTGCCAGTATTTACTTAGCCCAAAAAGACTACAGTCAAGCCGATAATTGGCTATGGAAATCCGTTGAAGATGCCCGAAAAGCCAGCCAAGCAGGTGAAACTTATATCATTACAGATCAGCAGTTTAAAAATCTAGAACAATTGCTAACAATTCATTTGAATTTAGAACAAAACTCTCAAGCGTTGCGCTGGATTAATTTAGGCTTAGGAGGGGTACGAAATCACCCGGAAAAAGAATATACTCTTTTGACCAGTTTGGGCAGAATTCAACTCAAATCTCAAGCCAATTCTGAGGCTAAATTTCAGCTACAGAAAGCCATTGATTTACAACCCAATAAAGCCCTAGCTTACTGTTTAATGGCAGAAGCGTTAGGACTTGAAGGCTTAAATGGGGAGGCTACAGTGGCCTGGGAACAATGTAGCGCGAAAGCCGATCAAACTAACCCAGAAGAGTATCAATACCAAATCAAAGCGCGTTCCTATTTAGCGGAGGAGCTAGAGTAATCTAGAGAACAAATTATGCTGAAACCATTCACCCTTTGCCTTTACCTGATTTCGGTGTTAATTCCTCTGTTGATTAACAATATACAAACGGCTGCCATCGCAGAAAATCGTCTTAGGATTGCTGAGTTAATCCTAGCGGAAGGTGTAGTAGAACGCAAACAAGCGGGGGAGTCGGAATATAAAACAGTTCAGGTGACAGTAGACCTTTTTCATGGCGATTTATTGCGCGTCAGACGGGGAGGAAGGGCGATTATTCGTTGTACTTCTAATGGTATGACTTGGTTAATCCCTGATGATAATATCCCCAGAGGTGTGGCGAATACTTGCACGCCCCCTTCCTGATGTCATGGGTATTTTATACCCTATTCGACAATGGCTTTAAGGTCAAATGCAGCGTTGTTTAGTTTATGTACACCCTGTTTAACTTGATTCATCCCACTGCTACTTTGTTGGGCATTTTCATTAATGCTATTGGTAGCAATAACCACTTGTTGAATAGCAAAGGCTTGTTGTTTGGAGTTAACGGAGATTTGCTGGGAGTTAATCACAATATTGTTGATTTGCTCAGACACATCTGTAAAGGCTTTGGCGGTTTTTTGGGCTAAATTAACTGTGTTACCTACGCTTTTAATACCTTCCTCTGTTACCATCACGGTGGACAGTGTAGCTTGCTTAATTTCATTAACTAAGGTGTTAATTTTGTGGGCAGATTTTTGACTTTCGTCAGCCAGTTTACGAATTTCTGCGGCCACTACAGAAAATCCTCGTCCATGTTCCCCGGAACGCACGGCCTCAACGGCGGCATTTAAGGCTAACATATTAGTTTGATTGGCCAAATCTCCCACCACTTGGGAAATATTGCCAATTTGATTGGTTTGTTCACTTAAACGGGTGATTTGCTCGGCAATAGCTTCTACTTTATTACGAGTGTGACCCATTTCTACTAAGGTATCTTCCACTAAACGATTGCCATTTTGGGCGAAGGATAAGACTTGACTAGCACCGGAGGCAGAGGTTTCCGCTTGTTGACTGGCTTGTTTGGCGGAAATTTCTAAGTCATCCATGGTTTTACTGGTTTCTTCTACGGAAATCACCTGATTACTGGTGAGTTTTTCCTGTTGTTGTACCGCGATACTAATATCCCGTGAAGAGTTGGTTATTTCATCAATGGCTTGACTAATTTTTTCGCTGACTAAAGAGGCAATTAACCAAGCGATTCCAATAGCAGAAGCGGCAGATACAATCGCTCCTAAAATCAACAAGTTAACCGCATTTTGTAAGGTCGTTCGAGCTTCTTGATTTTGTACCTTTAACTGGTTTGTTTCCTGCTGATTAAATTGAGCATTGAGTTCCAGAAAATCTAACAAAAACTGCTTACCGCCCCCTTGAAGAAATAGATTGAGGGAGTCTTGTAGGCGATTTTGCTCGATTAAACTAATCTGTGTTCGAGCATAACTATTGTATTGTTGACCAATATTGTTCATTTGCTGAAAACGCTGCAATTGCTCAGGATTGGTCACAATTTGATTTAATTTTTGACTAGAAGCTTGAAAATCGACCCAGCTTTTTTCATACAGTTGCACAAATTCCCGATCTTGGCTAACCATATAAGCCCGAATATTCGCCACCATATTACTCCCAGCCAGTGCCATTTTATCGACTTCAATAATGGCATCTTGTACCGTTTCAACTTGGGAAAAAGCGTCAAAAACACGGTTTGCATTGGTGTAAACAATTAGTGTTGAACCCGCAAATACAGCAACCGGAATGGTATAACCTAATAGCATTTGGGTTTTCAGTTTTAAGGTATTCCAAATGCTTTGATTTTTGGAAGAAATTAAGGGATCTTTCATTGCAGCCTCCTTAGCGCAACATAAATTGAATCACAAGTAAAGGCTTTAACCAAACTTGTGATAAAAAGTTACATCCTTATTGTTATTCCGGCTGAATGAACTTTTTATTATTTTAACAAATTATTTAAGACTTGAGAGATTTAAGTGTTGAGGGAGAAAAATATTCTGAATGAACTGATAATATATCTAGGTCAATGTGAATAATTAGGGAAACCCTGTTCGGGATGACCTAAAACGAAAGTTAAATTTTCCTAGATTATTTCTCTGGGCTGGACAGAGGGGGAAAAGCCTTTTTTAGGGTTGCTCTCTTTTCGCTCCCCTCTCCGGGTGTCGTGGGGGGCTTCGAGGGTATTTTCTAGACGAAATCTTAAATAACGCGATCGCATTTTACAAGAATCCCCTTCTCCCCTCTACAATAGGCCTCTAGTCGTTTTGAAAGAGAAAAGCTATGGGTCGTGCAAATAAAGTGATTTTGGCCTATTCCGGTGGTGTAGATACCTCTGTGTGCATCCCCTACCTAAAAGAAGAGTGGGGCGTTCAGGATGTAATTACCTTGGCCGCAGACTTAGGCCAAGGGGAAGAACTCGGACCGATTCAGAAAAAAGCCCTAGATTCCGGTGCATTGGAATCTCTGGTGGAAAATGGCCAGGAAAGTTTTGTGGTAGATTATGCTTTCCCCGCCATTCGTGCCAATGCCCTCTACGAGAACCGTTACCCCCTCGCCACGGCTTTGGCGCGCCCTTTAATCGCTAAAATGTTGGTGGAAGCGGCGGAAAAATACGGAGCCGATGCTGTAGCTCATGGTTGTACCGGGAAAGGCAATGATCAGGTGCGTTTTGATGTCTCTATTGCCGCTTTAAACCCCTCTATTAAGGTGTTAGCCCCCGCCCGGGAGTGGGGGATGAGTCGAGAGGAAACCATTGCCTACGGCGAAAAATTCGGCATTCCTACCCCGGTTAAAAAGTCGTCTCCTTTTAGTATTGACCGCAACTTACTGGGGCGGAGTATTGAAGCGGGGCCTCTGGAAGATCCCATGACGGAGCCTCCCGAAGAGATTTTTGTGATGACCAAGGCGATCGCAGACACCCCCAATGAGCCAGAATATATCGAAATTGGCTTTGAAAAAGGGACTCCTGTCACCCTCAACGGCAACGCTTTCGGTCCGGTGGAATTGATTGCCCAACTGAATGAGATTGTGGGCAATCATGGGGTAGGACGGATTGATATGATTGAAAACCGCGTGGTGGGGATTAAATCGCGGGAAATCTACGAATCCCCCGCCCTGTTGGTGTTAATTCAAGCCCACCGGGATCTTGAAAGTCTCACCCTCACGGCCGATGTGACCCAATACAAGCGGAATATTGAGGAATCCTACGCGAATTTGATTTATCAAGGGCTGTGGTATAGTCCCCTGAAAGGCGCGTTAGATGCCTTTATTAATCAAACTCAAGAGCGGGTCAGTGGTGTGGTGCGTGTGAAGTTATTCAAGGGCAATGCGATGATTGTGGGTCGCAGGTCGGACAATTCAATCTATGCCCCCAGTCTGGCCACCTACACCTCTGAGGATACCTTTGACCACAAGGCGGCGGAAGGCTTTATTTACATTTGGGGCTTACCCACTCGCGTCTGGTCGGAAAAAATGCGAGGTTAATAGCGGGGAGAGGGAACAGGGAACAGGGAACGGGGGATAGGGAATGGGGAGTGGGGAATAGGGAGTGGGGAGTGGGGAATCGGGAGTGGGGAATCGGGAATAGATAATAGGGAATAGTTAATAAGTCTGAATTCCTCGTCTTTCCCTCTCCCCTGCCCCCCTGCCCCCCCTCTCCCCCTCCCCCCCTGTTCCCCGTTCCCTAGAAAAAAATGAAACTCATCTTTTACCATAAACCGGGCTGCCATCTCTGTGAAACCTTGGCGGAGAAACTCGCCCAACTGCCCAACTTATCCCTAGAGTTGGAGATGCGGGATATTACCACCCGTGCAGATTGGTTTGCGGCCTATGAGTACGAAATCCCCGTTATAGCCCAGATAGTGGAAGGAGAGGAGGTGGTGTTACCTCGTCTTTCCCCTCGTCTCCCTATACAGCAAATAGAGCGTATGTTAAAAAAAACATTAAGAATGTAATACTGACCGGGAAGAAATCCCCAAAGGTCTAACAACGCACTAAGAGGAGTGGCTATGACGACATTAAAAGCATTGTTGGCACAGGTGCCAAATCTA contains the following coding sequences:
- a CDS encoding argininosuccinate synthase, with translation MGRANKVILAYSGGVDTSVCIPYLKEEWGVQDVITLAADLGQGEELGPIQKKALDSGALESLVENGQESFVVDYAFPAIRANALYENRYPLATALARPLIAKMLVEAAEKYGADAVAHGCTGKGNDQVRFDVSIAALNPSIKVLAPAREWGMSREETIAYGEKFGIPTPVKKSSPFSIDRNLLGRSIEAGPLEDPMTEPPEEIFVMTKAIADTPNEPEYIEIGFEKGTPVTLNGNAFGPVELIAQLNEIVGNHGVGRIDMIENRVVGIKSREIYESPALLVLIQAHRDLESLTLTADVTQYKRNIEESYANLIYQGLWYSPLKGALDAFINQTQERVSGVVRVKLFKGNAMIVGRRSDNSIYAPSLATYTSEDTFDHKAAEGFIYIWGLPTRVWSEKMRG
- a CDS encoding SRPBCC family protein, with product MADWLEHSVQVEVNAPMDLVWSLWSDLEQMPRWMKWIKSVSVLQDNPDLSRWQLEAGNLEFSWLSRILKVVPHQIIQWESVDGLPNRGAVRFYDRHESSIVRLTVAYAIPGFLGQLMDNLFLGRVVESTIQADLDRFREYTLNLQQNNQPRS
- a CDS encoding methyl-accepting chemotaxis protein encodes the protein MKDPLISSKNQSIWNTLKLKTQMLLGYTIPVAVFAGSTLIVYTNANRVFDAFSQVETVQDAIIEVDKMALAGSNMVANIRAYMVSQDREFVQLYEKSWVDFQASSQKLNQIVTNPEQLQRFQQMNNIGQQYNSYARTQISLIEQNRLQDSLNLFLQGGGKQFLLDFLELNAQFNQQETNQLKVQNQEARTTLQNAVNLLILGAIVSAASAIGIAWLIASLVSEKISQAIDEITNSSRDISIAVQQQEKLTSNQVISVEETSKTMDDLEISAKQASQQAETSASGASQVLSFAQNGNRLVEDTLVEMGHTRNKVEAIAEQITRLSEQTNQIGNISQVVGDLANQTNMLALNAAVEAVRSGEHGRGFSVVAAEIRKLADESQKSAHKINTLVNEIKQATLSTVMVTEEGIKSVGNTVNLAQKTAKAFTDVSEQINNIVINSQQISVNSKQQAFAIQQVVIATNSINENAQQSSSGMNQVKQGVHKLNNAAFDLKAIVE
- a CDS encoding glutaredoxin family protein — translated: MKLIFYHKPGCHLCETLAEKLAQLPNLSLELEMRDITTRADWFAAYEYEIPVIAQIVEGEEVVLPRLSPRLPIQQIERMLKKTLRM